One genomic region from Bradyrhizobium icense encodes:
- a CDS encoding arylsulfatase, producing MAAGNAKPFGGTIGKTVAGSKPWWPQAAKPPAGAPNILVVLFDDVGFSDFGCYGSAIRTPTIDKLAAEGLRYSGFHTTAMCSTTRAALLTGRNHHSVGVGCLANFDSGYPGYRGKIAREAGTLAEMLQPHGYRNYIVGKWHVTPLTESGATGPFDGWPLGRGFDRFYGFLDAETDQFAPELVSDNTHIDPPGIYADGYHLTSDLIDQAIRFIADHTADRPDVPWLTWVALGACHAPHQAPIEIIKSYDPMFAHGWDVEREQRIARQKAMGIVPQETRLPVRNDGVKAWDEHSADEKRVFARLQAAFAGMLDHADRHLARLVGFLDKAGIRDNTLILVLSDNGASQEGGPWGFVNAMGPYNFRPEPIAEKLRRIDDIGGPDSHSNFPHGWAMASNTPLRRYKQNTHGGGIRDPFIMTWPNKIAAKGEVRHQFVHACDLTPTLLDLIGIKAPSEIGGVAQMPPDVRSRSYTIEAHVAGRVEIRQAVEGLVPEYGQGNDYDCQAKSGRWRNSRVPRRSGPADRTSCHRRSGAWRRPAG from the coding sequence ATGGCGGCAGGTAACGCAAAACCGTTCGGCGGCACGATCGGCAAGACGGTGGCCGGCTCAAAACCCTGGTGGCCGCAAGCTGCCAAGCCGCCGGCAGGCGCGCCGAACATTCTGGTGGTGCTGTTCGACGATGTCGGCTTTTCCGATTTCGGCTGCTACGGCTCGGCGATCAGGACGCCAACCATCGACAAGCTTGCCGCCGAAGGCCTGCGCTATTCGGGCTTCCACACTACCGCGATGTGTTCGACGACGCGCGCGGCGCTGCTGACCGGGCGCAACCATCATTCGGTCGGCGTCGGCTGCCTCGCCAACTTCGATAGCGGCTATCCGGGCTATCGGGGCAAGATCGCGCGCGAGGCGGGGACGCTGGCGGAAATGCTGCAGCCGCATGGCTATCGCAATTACATAGTCGGTAAGTGGCACGTCACGCCGCTGACCGAAAGCGGCGCCACCGGGCCGTTTGACGGCTGGCCGCTGGGGCGCGGCTTCGATCGGTTCTACGGTTTCCTGGATGCCGAGACCGATCAGTTTGCGCCGGAGCTCGTATCCGACAATACCCATATCGATCCACCTGGTATCTATGCGGACGGCTATCACCTGACGTCCGATCTGATCGATCAGGCGATTCGCTTCATCGCCGACCACACCGCCGACCGTCCTGATGTTCCCTGGCTGACGTGGGTGGCGCTCGGCGCCTGCCATGCGCCGCATCAGGCGCCCATCGAGATCATCAAGAGCTACGATCCGATGTTCGCCCATGGCTGGGACGTCGAGCGCGAGCAGCGGATCGCGCGGCAGAAGGCGATGGGAATCGTGCCGCAGGAAACCCGCTTGCCTGTGCGCAACGATGGCGTGAAGGCTTGGGATGAGCATAGTGCCGACGAAAAGCGCGTGTTCGCGCGCCTGCAGGCGGCCTTCGCCGGCATGCTCGATCACGCCGACCGGCATCTGGCCAGGCTGGTCGGCTTTCTCGACAAGGCCGGCATCCGCGACAACACGCTGATCCTGGTGCTGTCGGACAATGGGGCCAGTCAGGAGGGCGGGCCGTGGGGCTTCGTCAACGCAATGGGGCCATATAATTTCCGTCCCGAGCCGATCGCGGAGAAGCTGCGCCGGATCGACGATATTGGCGGGCCCGACTCGCACAGCAATTTTCCGCATGGCTGGGCGATGGCGTCGAACACGCCATTGCGGCGCTACAAGCAGAATACCCATGGCGGCGGCATCCGCGATCCCTTCATCATGACCTGGCCGAACAAGATTGCAGCGAAAGGCGAGGTGCGCCATCAATTCGTTCACGCCTGCGACTTGACGCCGACCTTGCTCGACCTGATCGGCATCAAGGCACCCTCGGAAATCGGCGGCGTTGCCCAGATGCCGCCCGATGTCCGCAGCCGCAGCTACACCATCGAAGCGCATGTTGCTGGCCGCGTTGAAATCCGGCAAGCAGTTGAAGGTCTCGTTCCAGAATATGGCCAGGGAAACGATTACGATTGTCAGGCGAAATCTGGACGTTGGCGTAACAGCCGCGTGCCTCGCAGGTCTGGACCTGCAGATCGAACGTCTTGCCATCGTCGATCTGGAGCTTGGCGCCGGCCGGCAGGTTGA
- a CDS encoding TetR/AcrR family transcriptional regulator, translating into MQQSAELDLPGVTPSRQKRSRETTAALLQAGAEMLRTHSLAELSIEALCRQVGATVGAFYSRFESKDAYFNALMALAARDGESRLSRMKEDKRLAGADLADLSRLLVRGTIGWIRKHEGVLRAALQHDDTRPDRWSTFKGLARANVADATPILLGAMGRSNKAAKTRAIAFGFQVVLGTLVNAILNDPGPLSVHDREMEERLGNCLLLLLEAEMTAPPARSSRGRKKPVRRSQR; encoded by the coding sequence ATGCAGCAATCGGCCGAACTCGACCTCCCCGGCGTCACACCGTCGCGGCAGAAGCGCAGCCGCGAAACCACGGCCGCCCTGCTCCAGGCTGGCGCCGAGATGTTGCGCACGCACAGCCTCGCGGAATTGTCGATCGAGGCGCTGTGCCGGCAGGTCGGCGCGACCGTCGGCGCGTTCTACAGCCGGTTCGAGAGCAAGGACGCCTATTTCAATGCGCTGATGGCGCTTGCCGCGCGCGACGGCGAAAGCCGGCTGTCGCGGATGAAGGAGGACAAGCGGCTGGCGGGTGCCGATCTTGCCGATCTCAGCCGCCTCCTCGTCCGCGGAACGATCGGCTGGATACGCAAGCACGAAGGCGTGCTGCGTGCCGCACTTCAGCATGACGACACAAGGCCGGACCGGTGGTCCACCTTCAAGGGACTGGCGCGCGCCAACGTGGCGGACGCCACGCCAATCCTGCTTGGCGCCATGGGCCGGAGCAACAAGGCGGCGAAGACACGCGCCATCGCCTTCGGCTTTCAGGTCGTGCTGGGAACGCTGGTCAACGCCATCCTCAACGATCCCGGTCCGCTATCCGTTCACGACCGGGAAATGGAGGAGCGGCTCGGCAATTGCCTGCTGCTGTTGCTGGAGGCCGAGATGACGGCGCCGCCAGCTCGCAGTTCGCGCGGGCGCAAAAAGCCGGTTCGTCGTTCGCAGCGGTAA
- a CDS encoding DUF6788 family protein yields the protein MIRDRALQTREKLVGKLPVTGELLRGSLLERTVRHKSGCPKCARGEGHQVHVLTVSYAGGRVRQFSVRRERVAEVRRWLENYQKLKDAIEAICELNHDLLRPDAAVPRGGRKKRD from the coding sequence ATGATTCGTGATCGAGCCCTTCAAACGCGCGAGAAGCTTGTCGGCAAGCTGCCGGTCACTGGTGAGCTGCTGCGCGGTTCGCTGCTGGAGCGCACCGTTCGTCACAAGAGCGGCTGCCCGAAGTGCGCGCGCGGCGAAGGGCACCAGGTGCATGTCCTGACGGTGAGCTATGCGGGTGGACGCGTGCGCCAGTTCAGCGTGCGCCGTGAGCGCGTTGCCGAAGTGCGCCGTTGGCTGGAGAATTATCAGAAGCTGAAGGACGCGATCGAGGCGATCTGCGAGCTCAATCACGACCTGTTGCGCCCTGATGCGGCGGTGCCGCGGGGCGGGAGGAAGAAACGTGATTGA
- a CDS encoding ISNCY family transposase, with product MRRAQLSFGDGLIAGEVSDLREGWMAYADRVLADQQIVGAVYEALARRHPKSRSRGRLGAPAEVVLRLLILKHVRNWSYHVLEREVRANLVYRDFTRVGGGKTPDAKTMGRWGLAVDPETIKQIHDRIVQIAQEQGVTQGRRMRVDTTVVETNIHHPTDSSLLGDGVRVLIRTMKKITRIAGTAGTKLRDRTRSVKLRLLDIARTARAKGPLNHEKLKQGYRRLLTSTSRVVGQAKRFSQEISAGVKRAKGILKRLALQGLRQELETMMPLVRQVMRQTRERIFRGNTRAEDKLFSVFEPSTEIIRKGKAGKPNEFGKMVKLQEAENQIVIDYEVYDRRPSDSDLLVPAIEIHQAKLGRTPRLVAADAGFYSARNEAAAKASGVKRVCIPNRSTKSVARKREQKKRWFRNGQKWRTGCEGRISVAKRRHGLDRCRYKGSSGMKRWVGLGVVADNLISIGRVLDEQSLQR from the coding sequence ATGCGCAGAGCGCAACTGAGCTTCGGCGACGGCTTGATCGCCGGGGAAGTGAGCGATCTTCGCGAAGGTTGGATGGCATATGCTGACCGGGTTCTGGCGGATCAACAGATCGTGGGCGCGGTCTACGAGGCGCTGGCGAGACGACATCCCAAGAGCCGCAGTCGTGGTCGGCTGGGCGCACCGGCCGAGGTGGTGTTGCGATTGTTGATCCTCAAGCACGTTCGCAACTGGAGCTATCACGTGCTGGAACGCGAAGTGCGTGCCAATCTGGTGTATCGCGACTTCACCCGGGTGGGCGGCGGCAAGACGCCGGACGCGAAGACGATGGGGCGCTGGGGCCTGGCTGTGGATCCGGAGACAATCAAGCAGATCCACGACCGGATCGTGCAAATCGCGCAGGAACAAGGGGTGACGCAGGGACGCAGAATGCGCGTGGATACGACAGTGGTGGAGACCAACATCCACCACCCGACCGACAGCTCGTTGTTGGGCGACGGGGTCAGGGTGTTGATCCGCACCATGAAGAAGATCACCAGGATCGCGGGCACGGCCGGAACGAAGCTGCGCGACCGAACGCGAAGCGTAAAACTGCGCCTGCTCGATATCGCGCGAACCGCGCGCGCCAAAGGACCGCTCAATCACGAGAAGCTCAAGCAAGGCTACCGGCGGCTGTTGACCTCGACGAGCCGTGTAGTGGGGCAAGCGAAGCGCTTCTCCCAAGAGATCTCCGCAGGCGTGAAGCGGGCCAAGGGCATCTTGAAACGGCTGGCCCTGCAAGGCTTGCGGCAGGAGCTGGAAACGATGATGCCGCTCGTGCGACAGGTGATGCGGCAGACCCGGGAACGCATCTTCCGCGGCAACACGCGGGCAGAGGACAAGCTCTTCAGCGTGTTCGAGCCATCGACGGAGATCATTCGCAAGGGCAAGGCCGGCAAGCCCAACGAGTTCGGCAAGATGGTCAAGCTGCAGGAGGCCGAAAACCAGATCGTGATCGACTACGAAGTCTATGATCGGCGGCCGAGCGATTCGGACCTATTGGTTCCGGCCATCGAAATCCACCAAGCCAAGCTCGGCCGCACGCCACGCCTGGTCGCGGCAGACGCCGGGTTCTATTCCGCCAGGAATGAAGCCGCGGCGAAGGCGAGCGGCGTCAAACGCGTCTGCATCCCCAATCGCTCCACCAAGAGCGTCGCGCGCAAGCGCGAGCAGAAGAAGCGCTGGTTCCGCAACGGCCAGAAATGGCGGACCGGATGCGAGGGGCGCATCAGCGTGGCCAAACGGCGGCACGGGCTCGATCGCTGTCGCTACAAAGGCAGCAGCGGAATGAAGCGCTGGGTCGGGCTCGGCGTTGTCGCCGACAACCTCATCAGCATCGGTCGCGTGTTGGACGAACAGTCACTCCAAAGGTAG
- a CDS encoding DUF6932 family protein: MTNTQPNDIVASCFLIDSSTSYLPPGAHEAPWSEVAPRFGCNGHRTRLVGGLLAALQNLAGAGCRSVLLDGSFVSQKDLPEDYDGAWDTRGVDPYRLDPVLLDFTNGRAAMKSKYLGELFPASSLAAPGVLYRDFFMKDRNGVPKGVINIDLGSLP, from the coding sequence TTGACGAACACTCAACCCAACGATATCGTTGCGTCATGCTTCCTGATCGACTCATCGACCAGCTACCTGCCCCCCGGGGCACATGAAGCCCCCTGGAGCGAGGTCGCCCCGCGTTTCGGCTGCAATGGTCACCGCACCCGCCTCGTCGGAGGCCTGCTGGCGGCTCTGCAAAATCTCGCGGGGGCAGGCTGTCGGTCGGTCCTGCTCGACGGAAGCTTCGTTTCACAGAAGGACCTGCCGGAGGACTATGACGGCGCCTGGGATACACGGGGGGTCGATCCCTATCGTCTGGACCCCGTGCTGCTTGATTTCACAAATGGTCGCGCAGCCATGAAATCCAAATATCTAGGCGAGCTCTTTCCGGCATCGTCCCTCGCCGCCCCCGGTGTGCTCTACCGCGACTTCTTCATGAAGGACCGTAACGGGGTGCCCAAAGGCGTCATCAACATCGACCTTGGGAGCCTGCCATGA
- a CDS encoding XRE family transcriptional regulator, with translation MITNERQYKITRSEADRFRKAISETTKGPSRADVHPRLLQAEREAMESQLADLQAELAEYDRLKSADLSVISINSFDELADGLIRARIASGLSQKALADRLGLKEQQIQRYEAERYASASYQRLREIANALGVRIKNDILLPVAPNSFGGLVSKLRQVGLDREFLLTRLLPSVDAARASGEVASEDDDYTLTARAGTVLERVFGWTRDNVFGPQALVAPRFAAAEARFKMPENRAQATTSLYAAYANYLVVVALKGARSLPKAEIPTDPAVMHRRIQETYKTIDLKSALHTAWDLGVVVLPLRDRGTFHGACWRYGGRNAVVLKQTSKHEARWLFDLLHELFHAGQRPEVDTLEVIEADETSAERRNSNEEIAASQFAGEVVLNGKAETLAQACVQAARNSVERLKSVVPTIAAKNGVSVGALANYLAFRLSWQGVNWWGTAANLQADNSDPWTIARDVFVERFPYDIDNELDRQLLDRALH, from the coding sequence ATGATCACCAACGAACGGCAGTACAAAATTACACGGAGCGAGGCCGACCGTTTTCGCAAGGCCATCAGCGAGACGACCAAAGGCCCGTCGAGAGCAGACGTGCATCCGCGCCTGCTTCAGGCCGAGCGCGAGGCCATGGAGAGCCAGCTTGCTGACCTGCAGGCTGAGCTTGCCGAATATGATCGCCTGAAGTCCGCCGACCTGTCGGTGATCTCGATCAACTCGTTCGACGAACTGGCCGATGGCCTTATCCGGGCACGGATCGCGAGCGGACTCAGCCAGAAGGCTCTCGCCGACCGGCTTGGGCTTAAGGAACAGCAAATCCAGCGTTACGAGGCCGAGCGCTACGCATCCGCCAGCTATCAGCGCCTGCGGGAGATCGCCAATGCGCTGGGTGTGCGCATTAAGAACGACATCCTCCTGCCTGTGGCTCCCAACAGCTTCGGCGGGCTCGTCAGCAAGCTGCGTCAGGTCGGACTTGATCGCGAGTTTCTTCTGACGCGGCTGTTGCCGTCGGTCGACGCGGCGCGTGCCAGCGGCGAGGTCGCTAGCGAGGACGACGACTATACCTTGACCGCCAGAGCGGGCACGGTCCTCGAACGCGTTTTCGGCTGGACTCGCGATAATGTTTTCGGCCCGCAGGCGCTGGTCGCGCCGCGCTTCGCTGCGGCCGAAGCACGGTTCAAGATGCCCGAGAATCGCGCGCAGGCAACAACCAGCCTTTATGCTGCTTACGCGAACTATCTCGTCGTCGTCGCGCTCAAAGGGGCGCGATCGCTGCCCAAGGCCGAAATCCCAACTGACCCGGCGGTCATGCATCGCCGCATTCAGGAGACCTACAAGACCATCGATCTTAAGAGCGCGCTTCATACCGCTTGGGATCTAGGTGTCGTTGTTCTACCGCTTCGCGATCGCGGTACTTTTCATGGCGCCTGCTGGCGCTATGGCGGCCGCAACGCGGTCGTACTGAAACAAACGTCTAAGCATGAAGCCCGATGGCTATTCGATCTGCTGCACGAGCTCTTTCATGCTGGCCAGCGCCCAGAGGTCGATACACTGGAGGTGATCGAGGCGGATGAGACCTCCGCCGAACGACGCAACTCGAATGAGGAGATCGCCGCCAGCCAGTTTGCCGGCGAAGTCGTGCTCAACGGCAAGGCTGAGACCTTGGCGCAGGCATGTGTCCAAGCTGCGCGTAATTCGGTGGAGCGATTGAAGAGCGTCGTCCCGACAATTGCGGCGAAGAACGGGGTGAGCGTTGGTGCGTTGGCTAACTACCTCGCCTTCCGTCTCTCCTGGCAGGGCGTGAACTGGTGGGGCACGGCGGCCAACTTGCAGGCGGATAACAGCGATCCCTGGACGATTGCGCGCGACGTCTTCGTCGAACGCTTCCCCTATGACATCGACAACGAGCTCGATCGACAGCTGCTCGATCGGGCGCTGCATTGA
- a CDS encoding DUF4186 family protein, translated as MSEFQKPAPLDIKCTSTDCDNDLHCFKQLKKMTPDQRGKCRACGADLVDWKRLHRRDKGDAAHTFEALQHELIRHHFFHRPVDEQAMRHAQRKGRIALKGAARDRLGKYLAVAEPPRDGRQTPLEGNAIYYAQHATATCCRTCLQYWHNIPKGRPLTAEEFDYCATLVDLFLDEKLPHLADEPMKVPPRPRGLPPEPEGPHP; from the coding sequence ATGTCCGAATTTCAGAAACCCGCGCCGCTCGACATCAAGTGCACGTCGACCGATTGCGATAACGACCTGCACTGCTTCAAGCAGCTGAAGAAGATGACGCCTGACCAGCGCGGCAAATGCCGAGCGTGCGGGGCAGATCTGGTCGACTGGAAGCGTCTGCACCGCCGTGACAAGGGCGATGCAGCGCACACCTTCGAAGCGCTTCAGCATGAGCTGATACGTCATCACTTTTTCCACCGTCCCGTTGACGAACAAGCTATGCGCCACGCGCAACGAAAGGGACGCATCGCGCTGAAGGGCGCCGCCCGCGACCGCCTCGGAAAATATCTGGCGGTCGCCGAGCCGCCTCGCGACGGTCGCCAGACCCCCCTCGAAGGCAATGCGATCTATTACGCGCAGCACGCGACTGCGACATGCTGCCGGACATGCCTTCAGTATTGGCACAACATCCCGAAAGGCCGGCCACTGACGGCCGAGGAATTCGATTATTGCGCCACCCTTGTTGACCTCTTCCTCGATGAGAAGCTGCCCCATCTAGCGGATGAGCCGATGAAGGTGCCGCCCCGCCCCCGTGGCCTGCCGCCCGAACCGGAGGGGCCACATCCGTGA
- a CDS encoding radical SAM protein, translated as MMTALVFQNAACAWRCWYCFVPEELLKADLSRSAWFTAAELVDLYRQIPDSPRIIDLSGGSPDLVPEWTPWMMRALADAGLAETTYLWTDDNLSTTYLFDVLPPDDLALLRRYRNYGRVCCIKGFDGRSFAFNTRAAPQDYERQFEVLQRVLDLGLDVYGYVTLTSPHDDGVAHGVADLIDRLQAIDPNYPLRVIPLRIQVFTPVEQRLARDDARERSLLVQEEAIAAWINELERRFPPDLRALPICDVSLRTRPV; from the coding sequence ATGATGACCGCGCTGGTGTTTCAGAACGCTGCTTGTGCATGGCGCTGTTGGTACTGTTTCGTGCCGGAGGAGCTACTGAAAGCCGATCTCAGCCGCTCAGCGTGGTTCACGGCAGCGGAACTGGTCGACCTATATCGCCAAATCCCGGACAGCCCTCGGATCATCGACCTCTCGGGAGGATCGCCGGACCTGGTGCCCGAATGGACGCCTTGGATGATGCGAGCGCTCGCCGACGCCGGCCTCGCCGAAACGACCTATCTCTGGACGGACGACAACCTTAGCACCACCTATCTCTTCGACGTTCTGCCGCCTGACGACCTCGCGCTTCTGCGTCGCTACCGCAATTATGGTCGCGTTTGCTGCATCAAGGGCTTCGACGGCCGCTCGTTCGCATTCAACACACGCGCCGCGCCTCAGGATTACGAGCGCCAATTCGAGGTGCTTCAGCGGGTGCTGGATCTGGGGCTAGACGTCTACGGATATGTGACGTTGACGTCTCCACACGATGATGGCGTCGCTCACGGCGTAGCCGACTTGATCGATCGGCTGCAGGCAATTGATCCAAACTATCCGCTCCGCGTAATTCCCTTGCGGATCCAGGTGTTCACGCCGGTCGAACAGCGTCTCGCCCGTGATGATGCTCGTGAGAGGAGCCTCCTCGTCCAAGAGGAAGCTATAGCAGCCTGGATCAACGAGCTTGAGCGCCGCTTTCCTCCAGACCTGCGTGCGTTGCCGATCTGTGACGTGTCGCTTCGCACGAGGCCGGTATGA
- a CDS encoding ASCH domain-containing protein, whose amino-acid sequence MEVELNELLEQVDGHHFWLTYLSDAARPTSRIGIHLAIFAEPFLSMVLSGEKTIESRFSRNRCAPYGEIYDGDIILLKEVAGPICGLALARRIWSFDLGHEPLDHIRNRFGAGIRADDEFWSSRADALYATLIELDAPTSIAPVSCDKRDRRGWVSLRSRQMTFNFA is encoded by the coding sequence TTGGAGGTGGAGCTCAACGAACTATTGGAGCAGGTCGACGGTCACCATTTCTGGCTGACCTATCTCTCAGACGCAGCCCGACCGACGAGCCGGATCGGCATTCATCTTGCAATCTTTGCCGAGCCGTTCCTCTCCATGGTCCTCTCCGGCGAGAAGACAATCGAGTCCCGCTTCAGTCGCAATCGGTGCGCGCCTTACGGTGAGATCTACGATGGCGACATTATTCTCCTTAAGGAGGTGGCTGGGCCGATCTGCGGCCTCGCGCTCGCGCGTCGTATCTGGTCCTTTGACCTCGGCCACGAGCCGCTCGACCACATCCGAAATCGCTTTGGCGCGGGCATCCGCGCCGACGATGAATTCTGGTCCTCTCGTGCCGATGCTCTTTATGCAACCTTGATTGAACTCGATGCACCCACTTCAATCGCGCCGGTAAGCTGTGATAAGCGTGACCGGCGGGGCTGGGTGTCCCTGCGATCGCGTCAGATGACGTTTAATTTTGCATGA